The following proteins are co-located in the Solanum pennellii chromosome 1, SPENNV200 genome:
- the LOC114075557 gene encoding nucleolin-like, producing the protein MPQNKRKRIGTSSPNPTAGENAKSYTSAKKRGIIALITSKSSNNLLVEEKSDENSGKQSSGEEKGDESENNVSSTNSRKKESDDESDEDKSSEEEKSDESESESGGNKLSREERSNENDEDKSSGEEKGDESESEQLVEKEEEDIESSPDHVKIISNGTYKFKTHLNVSGSYDSRINVRVDFGVQFVEFRKILIAQNIENDFKKSCFGHFLKLDNDVAVQLPMKLEHGLNLRRIFSEKKKEVRIDYYGLPICFGINDFAIIT; encoded by the coding sequence ATGCCTCAAAATAAGAGGAAAAGAATCGGAACATCTTCACCCAACCCAACTGCTGGAGAAAACGCTAAGAGCTATACATCTGCTAAGAAAAGAGGTATTATAGCACTTATAACTAGTAAGAGCAGCAATAACTTATTAGTAGAAGAAAAAAGTGATGAAAACAGTGGAAAACAATCTAGTGGAGAAGAAAAAGGTGATGAAAGTGAAAATAACGTAAGTAGCacaaattcaaggaaaaaagAATCAGATGATGAGAGTGATGAAGATAAATCtagtgaagaagaaaaaagtgatGAAAGTGAAAGTGAAAGTGGTGGCAATAAATTAAGTAGAGAAGAAagaagtaatgaaaatgatgaagataAATCTAGCGGAGAAGAAAAAGGTGATGAAAGTGAAAGTGAGCAATtagttgaaaaagaagaagaagatattgaATCCTCTCCAGATCATGTCAAAATAATTTCCAATGGTACGTACAAATTTAAGACTCACTTGAATGTGTCTGGGTCTTATGATTCTAGAATCAATGTGAGAGTCGATTTTGGAGTTCAATTTGTTGAGTTTAGAAAAATTCTAATCGcacaaaatattgaaaatgatttCAAGAAATCTTGCTTTGGTCACTTTTTGAAGTTGGATAATGATGTAGCAGTACAACTTCCAATGAAGTTAGAACATGGTCTTAATCTTCGTCGTATATTttctgaaaagaaaaaagaggttCGAATTGATTATTATGGTTTGCCAATTTGCTTTGGCATTAATGATTTCGCTATTATCACTTGA